In Populus alba chromosome 9, ASM523922v2, whole genome shotgun sequence, a genomic segment contains:
- the LOC118053745 gene encoding uncharacterized protein yields MGDPLHNFGKNQGQGQTAVYKRNIIASSLKACPQSAYKHIVSSRHGTGPVGQVAIFLLKVAALETVRRVSRCKCPHVWNGLQALQLLCYPPFKWIQRWAPFKGLVKGVQMFSRPLLVLSIATAISDQSNRSGENSNGTDNSHDDSETCSESLSAHSAVETRTSSGASQSLASENWLIQLLTELENQGITLPERINEDELRRFYTAANEDFSCFLLSIKKTIRWRETYRILSQQELEIWSNMVFWHDHDMLNRPCLIVRLGLACTNLPSHERPRFAQAVISQVEHGVQQLVDEESPQITVIVDCDGISPLKIPMQIMRSCSTLLQDNFPNCLGRLLVIQLPPVVRVIAQTFIQVLKPVTRKKLRFEGNMNHRVLSEYLKTIPSCLGGDCTCEICSDIHVRQQPRSSINEIDMARPYFSDGEDLPSPRQTSQADVHLSDNWNHLLRTLVIGILMVWVAIALIAGIYDPESRPF; encoded by the exons ATGGGAGACCCACTGCATAATTTTGGTAAAAATCAAGGGCAAGGGCAGACTGCTGTTTATAAGAGAAACATAATTGCTTCTAGTCTTAAAGCATGTCCTCAGAGTGCTTACAAGCATATAGTTTCTTCAAGACATGGTACTGGCCCAGTTGGTCAGGTAGCAATATTTTTACTCAAAGTTGCTGCGTTAGAGACAGTGCGAAGGGTTTCGAGGTGTAAATGTCCCCATGTGTGGAATGGTCTTCAGGCTTTGCAGCTTCTTTGCTATCCACCTTTTAAGTGGATTCAAAGATGGGCTCCCTTCAAGGGCTTGGTTAAAGGCGTACAG ATGTTTTCAAGGCCATTATTAGTCCTTTCAATTGCAACAGCTATATCTGATCAATCAAACCGCAGTGGTGAAAACTCAAATGGCACTGATAATTCTCATGATGATTCAGAAACATGTTCTGAGTCGCTCTCTGCACATTCTGCTGTTGAAACTAG GACTTCTAGTGGGGCCTCTCAAAGTCTAGCATCTGAAAATTGGTTGATACAACTGCTTACGGAACTAGAAAATCAAGGAATCACATTACCAGAAAG AATTAACGAGGACGAGCTCCGTAGATTTTATACTGCTGCAAATGAGGACTTTTCATGCTTTTTATTGTCAATTAAGAAGACAATCCGTTGGAGGGAGACTTATAGAATTCTTTCACAACAAGAGCTTGAAATATGGTCAAATATGGTCTTCTGGCATGATCATGATATGCTGAACCGACCTTGCCTCATTGTGCGGCTTGGTCTAGCTTGTACCAACTTGCCATCTCATGAGAGACCTCGATTTGCTCAAGCTGTCA TATCTCAGGTAGAGCATGGAGTCCAGCAATTAGTTGATGAAGAAAGTCCACAGATTACAGTTATTGTGGATTGTGATGGCATATCTCCATTGAAAATCCCCATGCAAATAATGAGATCCTGTTCTACACTTCTGCAAGATAACTTCCCCAACTGTCTTGGCCGTTTGCTTGTTATACAGCTTCCTCCAGTAGTTCGAGTAATTGCACAAACCTTTATTCAA GTTCTGAAACCTGTCACGAGGAAGAAGCTGAGATTTGAAGGGAACATGAACCACAGGGTTCTCTCCGAGTACCTTAAGACAATTCCATCATGTTTAGGAGGCGATTGCACTTGTGAGATATGCTCAGACATTCACGTTAGGCAGCAGCCTCGATCTTCTATAAATGAGATCGACATGGCCAGGCCTTATTTCAGTGATGGCGAGGATCTTCCTTCACCTCGACAGACTAGTCAGGCTGATGTTCACCTGAGTGATAACTGGAACCACTTGTTGAGAACTCTTGTAATTGGCATTCTTATGGTGTGGGTTGCTATAGCTCTCATTGCGGGAATATATGATCCTGAAAGCCGTCCCTTTTAG